A genomic window from Gossypium hirsutum isolate 1008001.06 chromosome D12, Gossypium_hirsutum_v2.1, whole genome shotgun sequence includes:
- the LOC107945066 gene encoding SKP1-like protein 1A yields the protein MGSTSTKIKLRTSDQKVFEVEKAVAVQSQTIKYIYENGCPDSVIHVHSVSGDILSKILDYCKKHVNSAAGKEDISPEELYEWDANFVKVDQNTLFDLILAANCLKIESLLDLTCQTVANMIKGKRPEEIRTTFNIKNDYTIEAEEAVRRENKWAFDMLGGVGTMVIEELADDTMSKCVTNTKSRVCVIAANQIVMMRSISKLANKKSIDVYKQPQNPTTPRIKESVKQRNVGTGFIELFFHFKCKM from the exons ATGGGATCGACATCGACCAAGATAAAGTTGAGGACCTCCGACCAAAAGGTTTTTGAGGTAGAGAAAGCGGTTGCAGTCCAGTCTCAGACGATCAAATACATTTACGAAAATGGTTGCCCCGACAGCGTCATCCATGTCCATAGCGTCTCCGGCGACATCTTATCCAAGATTCTCGACTACTGCAAGAAGCACGTAAATTCCGCCGCTGGCAAGGAAGACATTTCCCCTGAGGAACTCTACGAATGGGATGCTAATTTTGTCAAGGTTGACCAAAACACCCTCTTCGACCTCATCCTg GCGGCCAACTGTTTGAAAATAGAGAGCTTGTTGGACTTGACATGCCAAACTGTTGCCAACATGATAAAGGGGAAGAGACCTGAGGAGATTCGCACTACCTTCAACATCAAGAACGATTACACCATTGAGGCAGAAGAGGCTGTTAGGAGGGAGAACAAATGGGCATTCGACATGCTTGGG GGTGTTGGAACCATGGTTATAGAAGAGTTGGCCGATGATACGATGAGCAAGTGCGTTACAAATACAAAGTCACGAGTATGTGTAATTGCGGCAAATCAGATTGTTATGATGAGGTCAATTTCAAAGCTTGCAAACAAGAAAAGCATTGATGTATATAAGCAACCACAAAATCCCACAACACCAAGGATTAAGGAAAGCGTCAAGCAGAGAAATGTTGGAACTGGTTTTATTGAACTCTTCTTTCATTTCAAATGCAAAATGTGA
- the LOC107945064 gene encoding uncharacterized protein isoform X1, whose product MDENGKVRPNCANAANPYHVCGAYCLEKIADGKGYKEKDKKILDNRYGIKEVVRNKRTDDGGRSQPNCPKASNPYHECNDNCTQRSSKANIQGVRKESDNHNGIKQSELRKKKGGEGRVHQNCGKASNPYHECDENCFNRITEAKKESGSKFIDDSRSFDRKKKGSESQPKSPRALEITPALGAIYHGDPNSLESHLYREKLEAENAESFSSFEQHPEEICSQEQSFDKAQIQYSQPLPMSGKIMSPGDTATKFKGEKIQISSKVSSDASTEDGREDVTSSAFSFTGITQALEESDKEDNKSIISESCVSVGKYHVKESISSTLQSIFDKYGDIAANCQLESSSMRAYYLECLCAVVQELQSTPFNELTKSKVKEIFAVLKDVESANIDVSWLRALLNEISEAINLASQRQTFEAKKVKYESSLESVKNELESRMENLSQKEKEAADAREKVAEIKARLDDMEHECSQLDKTISSIASINEKFQGKSLVDELL is encoded by the exons ATGGATGAGAATGGAAAAGTACGCCCGAATTGTGCTAATGCTGCTAATCCCTACCATGTATGTGGTGCATATTGCCTAGAAAAGATTGCTGATGGCAAGGGATATAAGGAAAAGGATAAAAAGATATTAG ataACCGCTACGGTATAAAAGAAGTTGTGCGTAACAAAAGGACTGATGATGGAGGGAGATCGCAACCAAATTGCCCTAAAGCATCGAATCCTTACCACGAATGCAATGATAATTGCACCCAGAGAAGTTCCAAGGCCAATATTCAGGGAGTTAGAAAGGAATCAG ATAATCACAACGGTATAAAACAAAGTGAGCTTAGAAAAAAGAAAGGTGGCGAGGGAAGAGTGCACCAAAATTGCGGAAAGGCATCGAATCCATACCATGAATGTGATGAAAATTGTTTCAACAGAATTACAGAGGCCAAGAAAGAATCAG GTTCCAAATTTATTGATGATTCCAGAAGCTTTGACAGGAAAAAGAAGGGATCTGAGTCTCAGCCTAAGTCCCCTCGAGCACTTGAGATTACCCCTGCCCTAGGTGCAATTTACCATGGTGACCCCAACTCACTTGAGTCTCATTTATATAGGGAGAAGTTGGAAGCAGAGAATGCCGAGTCCTTTTCTTCTTTTGAGCAACACCCTGAAGAGATTTGTTCGCAAGAGCAATCTTTTGACAAGGCTCAAATTCAATACTCTCAACCGTTGCCTATGTCTGGCAAAATCATG TCTCCTGGTGATACAGCAACCAAATTTAAAGGGGAGAAGATTCAAATTTCCTCTAAGGTAAGTTCAGATGCAAGTACCGAGGATGGGAGAGAAGATGTTACTAGCTCAGCTTTCAGTTTCACAGGGATCACCCAAGCTCTAGAAGAGAGTGATAAGGAAGATAACAAATCCATAATCTCTGAGTCCTGTGTTTCAGTTGGAAAATACCATGTGAAAGAAAGCATCTCCTCAACTCTACAGTCAATTTTCGATAAATATGGAGACATAGCAGCTAACTGTCAGTTGGAATCGTCTTCCATGCGTGCATATTATTTAGAGTGCTTGTGTGCTGTGGTTCAAGAGTTGCAATCCACTCCATTCAATGAACTGACCAAATCAAAAGTAAAAGAAATTTTTGCTGTTCTTAAGGATGTAGAATCTGCAAACATTGATGTTAGTTGGCTGCGTGCTCTGCTCAATGAAATCTCAGAAGCCATCAATCTTGCTAGTCAACGACAAACTTTTGAAGCCAAAAAGGTTAAGTATGAAAGTTCGTTAGAGTCTGTAAAGAACGAACTGGAATCTCGAATGGAAAATCTATCTCAGAAAGAAAAGGAGGCTGCTGATGCCCGGGAAAAAGTCGCAGAAATCAAGGCCCGTTTGGATGACATGGAACATGAATGTTCTCAGTTGGACAAAACTATTTCATCTATAGCATCAATCAACGAGAAGTTCCAGGGCAAATCTCTGGTGGATGAGCTCCTGTAA
- the LOC107945064 gene encoding uncharacterized protein isoform X2 — MDENGKVRPNCANAANPYHVCGAYCLEKIADGKGYKEKDKKILDNRYGIKEVVRNKRTDDGGRSQPNCPKASNPYHECNDNCTQRSSKANIQGVRKESGSKFIDDSRSFDRKKKGSESQPKSPRALEITPALGAIYHGDPNSLESHLYREKLEAENAESFSSFEQHPEEICSQEQSFDKAQIQYSQPLPMSGKIMSPGDTATKFKGEKIQISSKVSSDASTEDGREDVTSSAFSFTGITQALEESDKEDNKSIISESCVSVGKYHVKESISSTLQSIFDKYGDIAANCQLESSSMRAYYLECLCAVVQELQSTPFNELTKSKVKEIFAVLKDVESANIDVSWLRALLNEISEAINLASQRQTFEAKKVKYESSLESVKNELESRMENLSQKEKEAADAREKVAEIKARLDDMEHECSQLDKTISSIASINEKFQGKSLVDELL; from the exons ATGGATGAGAATGGAAAAGTACGCCCGAATTGTGCTAATGCTGCTAATCCCTACCATGTATGTGGTGCATATTGCCTAGAAAAGATTGCTGATGGCAAGGGATATAAGGAAAAGGATAAAAAGATATTAG ataACCGCTACGGTATAAAAGAAGTTGTGCGTAACAAAAGGACTGATGATGGAGGGAGATCGCAACCAAATTGCCCTAAAGCATCGAATCCTTACCACGAATGCAATGATAATTGCACCCAGAGAAGTTCCAAGGCCAATATTCAGGGAGTTAGAAAGGAATCAG GTTCCAAATTTATTGATGATTCCAGAAGCTTTGACAGGAAAAAGAAGGGATCTGAGTCTCAGCCTAAGTCCCCTCGAGCACTTGAGATTACCCCTGCCCTAGGTGCAATTTACCATGGTGACCCCAACTCACTTGAGTCTCATTTATATAGGGAGAAGTTGGAAGCAGAGAATGCCGAGTCCTTTTCTTCTTTTGAGCAACACCCTGAAGAGATTTGTTCGCAAGAGCAATCTTTTGACAAGGCTCAAATTCAATACTCTCAACCGTTGCCTATGTCTGGCAAAATCATG TCTCCTGGTGATACAGCAACCAAATTTAAAGGGGAGAAGATTCAAATTTCCTCTAAGGTAAGTTCAGATGCAAGTACCGAGGATGGGAGAGAAGATGTTACTAGCTCAGCTTTCAGTTTCACAGGGATCACCCAAGCTCTAGAAGAGAGTGATAAGGAAGATAACAAATCCATAATCTCTGAGTCCTGTGTTTCAGTTGGAAAATACCATGTGAAAGAAAGCATCTCCTCAACTCTACAGTCAATTTTCGATAAATATGGAGACATAGCAGCTAACTGTCAGTTGGAATCGTCTTCCATGCGTGCATATTATTTAGAGTGCTTGTGTGCTGTGGTTCAAGAGTTGCAATCCACTCCATTCAATGAACTGACCAAATCAAAAGTAAAAGAAATTTTTGCTGTTCTTAAGGATGTAGAATCTGCAAACATTGATGTTAGTTGGCTGCGTGCTCTGCTCAATGAAATCTCAGAAGCCATCAATCTTGCTAGTCAACGACAAACTTTTGAAGCCAAAAAGGTTAAGTATGAAAGTTCGTTAGAGTCTGTAAAGAACGAACTGGAATCTCGAATGGAAAATCTATCTCAGAAAGAAAAGGAGGCTGCTGATGCCCGGGAAAAAGTCGCAGAAATCAAGGCCCGTTTGGATGACATGGAACATGAATGTTCTCAGTTGGACAAAACTATTTCATCTATAGCATCAATCAACGAGAAGTTCCAGGGCAAATCTCTGGTGGATGAGCTCCTGTAA